A stretch of the Neodiprion lecontei isolate iyNeoLeco1 chromosome 4, iyNeoLeco1.1, whole genome shotgun sequence genome encodes the following:
- the LOC107220510 gene encoding glutathione-specific gamma-glutamylcyclotransferase 1 produces MNAVTGLWVFGYGSLCWHPGFDFEKSLAGYIRGFTRKFWQGNVTHRGTADKPGRVATLIEDKEGIAWGRAFELRGNAALPYLEKRECTLGGYMTKLTTFYTRDGNQSFPALVYIATSGNQHWLGDAPVSTIANQITECSGPSGHNVEYLLRLADFMHQYLPDAQDEHLFTLEMLVRARIKEEKLCLKTLMGNREFDINLNEVDEPEGVLDDRLEDDNVAHPLRQESFQFTSRVPSKTLRCLNI; encoded by the exons ATGAACGCAGTGACTGGACTCTGGGTTTTTGGATACGGATCCCTGTGTTGGCACCCGGGATTCGATTTCGAGAAAAGCCTCGCCGGGTACATCAGGGGCTTCACCAGAAAATTTTGGCAGGGAAATGTCACTCACCGAGGCACCGCTGACAAG CCTGGCCGTGTTGCAACCCTGATCGAAGACAAAGAG gGAATTGCTTGGGGACGTGCCTTCGAGCTGCGTGGTAACGCAGCCCTGCCTTATTTGGAGAAACGAGAGTGTACCTTGGGTGGTTATATGACGAAACTAACAACATTTTACACGAGAGATGGAAACCAGAGTTTTCCAGCTTTGGTGTACATCGCGACTAGCGGAAATCAACACTGGTTAGGGGATGCTCCTGTCAGCACGATAGCGAATCAAATCACCGAATGCTCAGGTCCCAGTGGCCATAACGTCGAATACCTTCTAAG ACTAGCAGACTTTATGCATCAGTATCTGCCCGACGCTCAAGACGAGCATTTGTTCACCCTGGAGATGCTTGTGAGGGCGAGAATTAAGGAGGAGAAACTGTGCCTGAAAACGCTGATGGGCAACAGGGAATTCGACATAAATTTGAACGAGGTCGACGAACCGGAAGGTGTGCTGGACGACAGACTGGAGGATGATAACGTTGCGCATCCTCTAAGACAAGAATCCTTCCAGTTCACGTCGAGAGTACCGTCAAAGACTCTGCGTTGCCTAAATATTTAA
- the LOC107220504 gene encoding uncharacterized protein LOC107220504: MSGTYTGSAMAILILGLTTILVSMVPMAAEAAAVVQRNASARQLDLWEDEDYVPYRGDRFNVFDWGLCKNLAAKYPSNMLISPISVKLALVLLYEGAQGQTAHELAGALELPNGREATRDRFSTILRSLQTYQQEYTLDISTRLIVDTSIQPKQRYSAIVKTFYSTDIVTTNLSNARPALASINAWVSNVTHGHIKEVLTDEQKIKESVFLVMNALYFEGTWRHPFSKNATKYGAFHTDIEKSVQVPYMNAVGRFYYADIPELDAQLVRLPYLGHKYAMFIVVPRARTGLQQLVKDINPFVIKNHMMLMQEIPLEVSLPKFKFDFTTHLESTLRELGIRDIFDNTAAFPGIARARANSQRLIVSDFVQKAGIEVDETGTTAQVVTVVSLGNKNSDTVVNVRHPFFFFIEDEFSGAIVFVGKVTNPLETNGFFEEPVTKSPNPFGSTIFSAVPVAAPVTPATDPNTGDRFNFFDIELLQALTAEGEDNIVVAPASVKAALTALVEGTGGRTATEILTLLRLPSDTESLRLAAERSLAPFKVRRVGAELDIATRLWTGNDVTVNPKYSEILRQYYNSDVEVVNFVDAPGASHLINNWVRETTRGHIKSIVDPGSLGSGVRLLLTNALYMKSTWKTSFDRSLTAPRCFQVPNYGCENTYLMESLAYYPYAYIPSLQAEAIELPYADGKLSMLILLPERLEDGIHALMKDLAHTPLPSIIGSLQETEVLLSLPRFSVETKIDLRSALEGLGIKDLFDLKANISGIANGPLKVGNILHNAKIEVNEEGTIASAVTGIAVVPLMGSTVQRFRADHPFVFILRDSDSGSVLFAGRVTRPDLIPVSGAQNNINMSRRLLRRSV; this comes from the exons CCATGGCGATCCTCATTCTCGGCTTGACCACAATTTTGGTCTCCATGGTCCCCATGGCGGCTGAGGCTGCAGCGGTTGTACAGAGAAACGCTTCGGCTAGGCAACTGGATTTATGGGAGGACGAGGACTACGTTCCTTACCGAGGTGATCGGTTCAACGTCTTCGACTGGGGTCTGTGCAAG AATCTGGCGGCGAAGTACCCCTCCAACATGCTCATCTCGCCGATATCAGTGAAACTCGCCTTGGTTTTGCTCTACGAAGGTGCTCAAGGCCAAACTGCTCACGAGCTTGCCGGTGCCTTGGAGCTTCCCAATGGTCGTGAAGCGACTCGGGATCGTTTCTCGACCATTCTCCGCTCTTTGCAG ACGTATCAGCAAGAGTACACCTTGGACATATCTACTCGTCTTATTGTCGACACGTCGATTCAGCCTAAACAACGTTACAGTGCGATCGTCAAGACTTTTTACTCCACAGACATTGTGACCACTAATTTATCCAATGCCCGTCCTGCACTCGCAAGCATCAATGCATGGGTCAGCAATGTGACTCATGGTCATATTAAGGAAGTTCTTACGGACG AGCAAAAAATCAAGGAATCCGTTTTCTTGGTGATGAATGCCTTGTACTTTGAGGGGACCTGGCGACATCCGTTCTCGAAGAACGCTACTAAGTATGGCGCCTTCCACACAGACATCGAGAAGAGCGTTCAAGTTCCCTACATGAATGCCGTTGGCCGTTTCTATTACGCAGATATTCCAGAGCTGGATGCCCAACTCGTCAGATTGCCTTATCTC GGTCACAAATACGCGATGTTCATAGTTGTGCCTCGAGCAAGAACCGGGCTTCAGCAGCTAGTGAAAGACATAAACCCGTTCGTTATAAAGAATCATATGATGTTGATGCAGGAGATCCCATTGGAAGTATCTTTGCCTAAATTCAAATTCGACTTCACAACTCATTTGGAATCTACGCTTCGTGAG TTGGGCATCCGAGATATTTTCGACAATACAGCTGCTTTTCCTGGCATAGCTAGAGCCAGGGCAAACTCTCAGCGTCTAATCGTTTCTGACTTTGTTCAGAAAGCAGGCATAGAGGTGGACGAGACTGGTACCACAGCGCAAGTCGTTACTG TGGTTTCACTCGGCAACAAGAATTCCGACACAGTTGTCAACGTTAGGCAtccgttcttcttcttcatagAGGACGAGTTTTCCGGGGCAATAGTCTTCGTTGGGAAAGTAACGAACCCTCTGGAAACGAATGGATTTTTCGAGGAACCGGTGACAAAATCACCAAACCCGTTTGGCTCAACGATCTTCAGCGCAGTTCCAGTCGCTGCACCTG TCACACCTGCGACAGATCCGAATACTGGCGACAGATTCAACTTCTTCGACATTGAACTTCTGCAG GCCCTGACCGCGGAAGGCGAAGATAATATTGTCGTGGCTCCGGCAAGCGTGAAGGCAGCATTGACCGCTCTGGTTGAAGGAACCGGCGGTCGCACTGCCACCGAAATCCTTACCTTGCTCAGGCTACCCTCGGACACAGAGAGCCTGAGGTTGGCTGCGGAACGTTCTTTGGCTCCTTTCAAG GTACGAAGGGTCGGCGCTGAATTGGATATTGCCACGCGTTTGTGGACCGGAAACGACGTCACGGTTAATCCAAAGTACAGTGAGATTTTGCGACAATACTACAATAGCGACGTTGAGGTTGTTAACTTTGTCGACGCTCCAGGAGCTTCTCATTTAATAAACAACTGGGTACGCGAAACAACTAGGGGACACATTAAATCCATCGTCGATCCTG GCAGTCTTGGTTCCGGAGTGCGGTTGCTATTGACGAATGCGTTGTATATGAAGAGCACGTGGAAGACATCATTCGATCGGAGTTTGACCGCTCCAAGATGTTTCCAGGTGCCAAATTACGGCTGTGAGAATACCTACCTCATGGAGAGTTTGGCATATTATCCGTACGCCTACATTCCGTCCTTGCAGGCCGAAGCTATAGAGCTTCCATACGCG GATGGGAAACTGTCCATGTTGATTCTACTCCCTGAGCGCCTCGAGGACGGAATACACGCGCTCATGAAGGACTTGGCTCACACTCCGCTGCCAAGTATCATTGGTAGCCTACAAGAAACGGAAGTCCTTTTGTCTCTACCGAGGTTCAGCGTCGAAACCAAGATAGATCTGCGATCAGCTTTAGAAGGT CTTGGAATCAAAGACTTATTTGACTTGAAAGCCAACATTTCCGGAATCGCAAACGGCCCTCTCAAGGTGGGGAATATACTGCACAACGCGAAGATCGAGGTGAACGAGGAAGGAACAATTGCTTCAGCAGTTACAG GAATTGCGGTTGTGCCATTGATGGGTTCCACGGTTCAGCGTTTCCGAGCCGATCATCCGTTCGTCTTCATCCTGCGGGACTCGGACTCGGGTTCTGTGCTTTTCGCGGGTCGAGTCACAAGACCAGACTTGATCCCAGTTTCGGGAGCGCAGAATAATATTAACATGTCGCGTCGCTTGCTCCGCAGAAGTGTATAA